GAATAGGACAACTATTAAGACAAATGTTGAGCCATAGCCACTATTGTTATTACCTCCACAATAATTATTGTTCCAGCTATTCATCCCTGCATAAGGTTGTGCACACCAGCCCTGATATCCCATAAAAGCACCCCTCCCTTCTACAACCTATAATATGTAAAGTTGCAGATTAGAGAGGGGTATTCGTCTAGTCAATATTCCCTTTTGGTTTAAAAATTAATGCTCCTATAAATCCGAAAACAATAGCAGCGCTGATTCCTGAGCTTGTTACTTCAAACATTCCAGTTAACACGCCTACTAATCCATGTTTTTCTGCTTCCGCCATTGCACCATGTGTTAAAGAGTTACCAAATGATGTAATAGGTACTGTGGCACCTGCACCCGCCATATGAATGAGCGGCTCGTATAAACCCATTCCATCTAAAATGGCACCAACGACAACTAACGTACTTAATGTATGTGCTGGTGTCAATTTACCAACATCCATTAATAATTGACCGATAACACAGATAATGCCTCCTATAATAAATGCAAAAATAAATGTCGTAACCATGCTTTTGCCTCATTTCATTGTAATTTCTATCGCATGTGCCGTACATGGAATTGTTTCTTTTTGCTGGAATGAAAGTGGAGATAGTAGCGCACCTGTCG
The genomic region above belongs to Lysinibacillus sp. FSL W8-0992 and contains:
- a CDS encoding YjcZ family sporulation protein, which codes for MGYQGWCAQPYAGMNSWNNNYCGGNNNSGYGSTFVLIVVLFILLIIVGATFVN
- the spoVAE gene encoding stage V sporulation protein AE, yielding MVTTFIFAFIIGGIICVIGQLLMDVGKLTPAHTLSTLVVVGAILDGMGLYEPLIHMAGAGATVPITSFGNSLTHGAMAEAEKHGLVGVLTGMFEVTSSGISAAIVFGFIGALIFKPKGNID